From Heliangelus exortis chromosome 11, bHelExo1.hap1, whole genome shotgun sequence:
CGGATGCGGCGCCTGGCCCAGGCACTGCTGCGGCTGCGGCATTACCTGCCCCCCGCCCTGGCCCCCCCCGGGCAGAGCCTCACCAAGATCGAGACCCTGCGCCTCGCTATCCGCTACATCGCCCACCTCTCGGCCCTGCTGGGGCTCAGCCAGGGGGGGCTGGCCCGGCGGCGAGGGGCGGCCCCCCGCCACtgccccctctgtccccagggccTGGGCTGCTGCCAGTCCCCGGACCCCCGCCTGCATCCGCCAGCCCCGCGGGATGCTGCACCCGCCggcaggctgggctgggggtcaCCTCACGTGGCGGGGACCCCCCCAGAACTGCTTGGGGCTCCCGACATGGAGATGGCGTCCTGGGGTTCGCCGCCCTACGGCTCCTCTGCGGGGACCCCTCCGGAGATGCTTGGTGTTCCCGATATGGAGACGGGGATCTGGGGGTCACACCTCTATAGCCCCGCTGCGACGAGCCCCACAGAACCGCACGCAGTTCCTGACATGGAGATGGGGGTATGGGGGTCGCCCCCCTACATCCCCACTGGTGGGACCCCCGGCGATGAGCTTCACGTGATTCTCGACATGGGAAAATCGGCCTGGGGGTCGTCCCCCTACATCCCTGCAACGGAGACACCTCTGGAGCTGCACGGGGCTGTCACCTCCAACGAGCTCTCCTGGCCCTCCCCTCCTCAACACGCAGGGTCAGAGACCCTCCCGGACGCCCCTGGAGACCCCCTCCTGGACGCGGGGCTAATGCTGCCTGAGTTAGTGGATGTCGGGACAGTCACCCAGGTACGTGCGCTGCGGGGCGGGGTGCGTGGGGGGTGGCTGAGCCTCTAGGACGGGGCTGGCAAGGAGCAGGGCTCTGCTTCCCGGCCCGCTCAGCGCCCCTCAAGCCCTTGGCTCGGTGTGGAGACTGGTTTTGGGGTATCAACATCCTTGGGTGCGGGTGGGAAGGGAGCGGTGGCCTCGTCCTCCTCGTGTCTATTGGGACAGAGGTGAGGCCGTGGTCCTGCTTGTCCCTGCCCGGGCGAGTGGGTTTGTCTGTCCCCATTTCTGCTCCCCCCGGACCCCTGCCCACTGCCTCACCCACTTTCTGCTCCCCCAGGACCTCTCCATGGACCTGATCTCTCTCTTGGAGGCTCTGCTTCCACCGCAGCCCCGGGACTGACCCCGACCAGACCCCCGTCCCCTGCGCCGCAGCCCCCGGGGACACGCGGCCCCACGAAGCTCCGACCGGACGCCGACAGCAACGGGGAAGCGTGTGCTCCTCTCGGACATTGGGAGGTTTGGGGGACAGCCCTCCGCCTCTTCCCATGAGCCCGGAGCTGATCTGGACCTGCTGTACAGAAATAAACCCTTGTGCCCCCGTGTGTGTCACCGCCTGTCAGTTTCCGCGGGCAGGGGGTGGAGGGCAGGGGTACAGGATTGGGGCACAGGTTTGGGACCTGGGGGGCGGCCGAGGGGGACAGTCCCGCTCTTCAGAGGGGGTCAGCCAAGGGCCGAGGCTCGGGCAcggatccaggggctggagagaCACCGAGTCGcggctggggggggggggggtgtgtgtgagtgGGGCAATGTCTGGAGAATATCTGGGAAAGAGACTGCGGGGGAGGCACCAGGAGAGACATCCCCTGTCCGGGGCCTGTCCATGGGCCGGGAGGGGtgggtgtccccagcaccctccGGCCCCGAGGCTCGCTGTGAGCTGAGCATCGCTTGCCCCGCACCCCCCCTCCTCCGTTTCAGGTGAGACCCTCTTACCAGCGCGGGGTTAAATAGGGGCATTTGGGATCTGGGGGAAGGGCTCTGTTGgggaggctggggctgcccccaTCTGTCTGGAGAGCCCGCAGAGGGTCGGGATTGTAGGGCTGCAGATGGGGTGCCGCTGCCCTGCGGCTCCACGGGGTGAAGAAGCCCAAGGCCGGCCGGGTCTGGAGGGTCCCTTACAGGGGCCTCGGTGGGGCCTGGCAATCGGGTGCTAAGGGCCAGGGGCTCTTCCCCCGGGgaggctgggggcagggggtcTGCATGGCTAATAAGCCCCACTTAGCTGTGAAATGACTTGCTAATAACGTTAATTCCCTCTGCCGGGAGGGGTGCGAAGCCTTTGAGATGCAAAGCAGCCCACCCTGCCCACCTTAAGCTGCAGCCCCCATGCCTCACCAGGGATCGGGGGACACGTGGGGATACTCGTGGGGATTGAGGTGGGTTTGGAGCAGGGGCCAGGCCAGATAGGGATAGGATTTGGGATGGAAAATGTGTGTGAGCACGGGGTGCCGTTACGTGTAtgtggcgggggggggggggggggggggaaggggctggggaaggagcacTGCTTGGTGTCTGTGAGTGAGCAGGGTGCAGGGTTACATCTGTGTGTGGGTGGGTAAAGACTGAAGCTGCTCCGAGCTGCCTCAAGGACCAGCCTGATCCACCAAGGGCATCCATCCCACCACCTGCCCCTGCCAGCGGTGGtggctgtgggtgctggtgcGAAGGGGagccccccccccggcccccagTACCTGCTCcacccctcctctctcccaccccCGGCTCGGTGTGGATTCAGACGCCCTCGGCACACAGCCCCGGCAGCATGGCCCCACTGagaggtgctgggcaggagaCCCCAGATGGAGGTGAGGTGGGTGGGGGGAGTGGGTGCCTGGTCCCCCGATGGGTCTCCAGTGTTGGGCTCAGAAGGTCCCTGTGCAGGACCGGGGGATGCTCCCGAGGGGATGGGTGGGCAGCAGGACTGGCTGGGGTAGGCAGTGGGTTGGGGTCAGCTGCGACGGTGTCCTCCCCACTCTGCCTGGTGCCAAGGcccccctgcagctccctggggctggggagttCTGGGGGAGCAGTgtggcagcagagagcagatgaAGACAGAAACGCAGTGAGCTGGGTGGGGGTCCTGGTGGAGGGATACAGGGGATGGGGTCTCCTACTCCAAGCATGACCCGCCCCCCACCCCAAGTCCCCACCCCAGGCAGGCTAGCACTGCCCATCTGCCTGTCACAGCAGGAAGGGGACAGCTGGACCCAGGCCCTGCAATGGGGAACATCAGCACCGGAAGCCTGTCCCCCCCTgagtggggctgcaggagcccccaGGCCAGGGGTGCTGAGGAGCCCCCGCTACTGCCCACCTTCTCCCCCGCCGCCCAGGCCCGCGTGGCCATCACCTTCACCCTCTTTGCCATCTCGGCTGGCTGCAACCTGGCCGTGCTGCGTGCGGCGGGGACGCGGCGGGGGCCTGGGGGTCCGGGACGGCGTTCCCACAtccacctgctgctgctgcacctcGCTGCCGCTGACCTGCTGGTGACGGTGGCGGTGATGCCGCTGGATGCCATCTGGAACATTACGCTGCAGTGGCGGGCGGGTGACCTGGCCTGCCGCCTCCTCATGTACCTGAGGCTGGTGGCCATGTACGCCTCGGCTTTTGTCACCGTCGTCATCAGCCTGGACCGCCAGGCCGCCGTCCTGCGCCCACTGGCCATCGCCCGTGCCCGCCGCAGGAACCGCATCCTGCTCTACCTCGCCTGGACCCTCAGCGCCGGGCTCTCGGTGCCGCAGGTACCCGTCCCCGGGGGCTCCTCACCGGCCCCCTGCCCTGGTGACAGCTCCCAGGGTGGCTCTCAGGGCTGGCACCACCGTGGGACAGGGGTGGAGAGGGCGCAGAGGGGGCATCTGAGCTGTCAGTAAAGCCCCTTTTGCCCAGCCCCGGGCCTCCTGGGACTGGTGGCACAGGGGCCACAGTGGGTCCTGCTCACATGGGGAGGGTCTGACCTCATGGCTCGGAGCACTTTGGGAGGTCCCTGTCACCCCAtggccctggggagggggctgctgtcccacctctgctctgcctccagctgtTCCTCTTCCGCACGGTCACTCTCCCCGCCCCGCACAACTTCACCCAGTGCACGACCCGGGGCagcttcccccagccctggcaggagaCCCTCTACAACATGGTGGgcttctcctgcctcttcctgctGCCGCTGCTCATCATGGTTTGCTGTTACGCCCGCATCCTCCTGGAGATCTCCCGGCGCATGGGCTCCAGCTTCTGTGAGTGCCATGTCCCCATCCCCGGGGGGCTTGGCAGGGACCCTGGGATGGGGGCAGCAGAGTACAGCCCTGTCTGGGGCTGTGTAgtacccccccccccagccctctctCAGCACACCCTGTCCCCAGCTAAGTGTCCCCCTCGCCCCCAGTCTCCTCCCGGGATGTGTCGCTGCGGTGCTCCAGGAACAACATCCCTCGGGCTCGGATGCGTACGCTGAAGATGAGCCTGGTCATCGTCTCCTCCTTCATCCTCTGCTGGACCCCCTACTatctgctggggctgtggtaCTGGTTCTGCCCGCGGGCCATGGAGAAGAGGGTGTCGCCCGCCCTCTCCCACATCCTCTTCATCTTCGGCCTCTTCAATGCCTGCCTGGACCCCATCACCTACGGGCTCTTCACCATCCGCTTCCggagaggctggggctgcccttgCGGGCACCCCCCCGAGCCCCAGCCGCCCTCCCCGGCCACCGGCTCCTTCCGCTgctccgcctcctcctcctccctgccgCCCAAGCGGGGGGGGTCCGCGGGGGCGGGGGCAGTGGGAGACCACCGGGAGCGGGCTGCCCGCGGGCACCGGtcctgccagagcagctccctctgAGCCAGGTAGGGACACCCGGGGGCTCAGTGGGCACTGGAGCTGCGGGTGGGAGGGCACCAGTGGCAGAattgggaaggcaggaggggtcTGGGTCACTGCCATAGTGGGGTCCTGCTGCTCTTTTTGCAGAGTCATAGAATCGTTTgggttggaaaacacctttgagatcatccagtccattaacccagccctg
This genomic window contains:
- the LOC139801264 gene encoding mesoderm posterior protein 1-like, producing the protein MAHSAAPGLPLHTSAPPQGWGCRGPPDPEGYSSSSSPASPDSCGLSPPAADRGPQRGPAAPRLRGAHGGRRGVRGPGPGVPRQSASEREKLRMRRLAQALLRLRHYLPPALAPPGQSLTKIETLRLAIRYIAHLSALLGLSQGGLARRRGAAPRHCPLCPQGLGCCQSPDPRLHPPAPRDAAPAGRLGWGSPHVAGTPPELLGAPDMEMASWGSPPYGSSAGTPPEMLGVPDMETGIWGSHLYSPAATSPTEPHAVPDMEMGVWGSPPYIPTGGTPGDELHVILDMGKSAWGSSPYIPATETPLELHGAVTSNELSWPSPPQHAGSETLPDAPGDPLLDAGLMLPELVDVGTVTQDLSMDLISLLEALLPPQPRD
- the LOC139801231 gene encoding gonadotropin-releasing hormone II receptor-like produces the protein MAPLRGAGQETPDGGDGVSYSKHDPPPTPSPHPRQASTAHLPVTAGRGQLDPGPAMGNISTGSLSPPEWGCRSPQARGAEEPPLLPTFSPAAQARVAITFTLFAISAGCNLAVLRAAGTRRGPGGPGRRSHIHLLLLHLAAADLLVTVAVMPLDAIWNITLQWRAGDLACRLLMYLRLVAMYASAFVTVVISLDRQAAVLRPLAIARARRRNRILLYLAWTLSAGLSVPQLFLFRTVTLPAPHNFTQCTTRGSFPQPWQETLYNMVGFSCLFLLPLLIMVCCYARILLEISRRMGSSFFSSRDVSLRCSRNNIPRARMRTLKMSLVIVSSFILCWTPYYLLGLWYWFCPRAMEKRVSPALSHILFIFGLFNACLDPITYGLFTIRFRRGWGCPCGHPPEPQPPSPATGSFRCSASSSSLPPKRGGSAGAGAVGDHRERAARGHRSCQSSSL